A portion of the Tiliqua scincoides isolate rTilSci1 chromosome 3, rTilSci1.hap2, whole genome shotgun sequence genome contains these proteins:
- the LDB1 gene encoding LIM domain-binding protein 1 isoform X2 produces MSVGCACPGCSSKSFKLYSPKEPPNGNAFPPFHPGTMLDRDVGPTPMYPPTYLEPGIGRHTPYGNQTDYRIFELNKRLQNWTEECDNLWWDAFTTEFFEDDAMLTITFCLEDGPKRYTIGRTLIPRYFRSIFEGGATELYYVLKHPKESFHNNFVSLDCDQCTMVTQHGKPMFTQVCVEGRLYLEFMFDDMMRIKTWHFSIRQHRELIPRSILAMHAQDPQMLDQLSKNITRCGLSNSTLNYLRLCVILEPMQELMSRHKTYSLSPRDCLKTCLFQKWQRMVAPPAEPARQQPSKRRKRKMSGGSTMSSGGGNTNNSNSKKKSPASTFALSSQDVMVVGEPTLMGGEFGDEDERLITRLENTQFDAANGIDDEDSFNNSPALGANSPWNSKPPSSQESKSENPTSQASQ; encoded by the exons GCTGTTCCTCTAAGTCATTCAAGCTGTACTCTCCAAAGGAGCCCCCAAACGGCAACGccttccctcccttccacccGGGCACTATGCTGGATCGAGATGTGGG ACCCACTCCTATGTATCCACCAACATACCTGGAGCCTGGGATTGG GAGGCACACACCATACGGCAACCAGACTGACTACAGGATATTTGAGCTCAATAAGCGGCTGCAAAACTGGACAGAG GAATGTGACAATCTGTGGTGGGATGCCTTCACCACTGAGTTCTTTGAGGATGATGCCATGTTAACAATCACCTTCTGTCTGGAAGATGGACCAAAGAGATACA CTATTGGCCGCACCCTGATCCCTCGCTACTTCCGCAGCATCTTTGAAGGGGGTGCTACTGAGTTGTACTATGTCCTGAAGCATCCGAAGGAGTCCTTTCACAACAACTTTGTCTCACTTGACTGTGACCAGTGTACCATGGTTACCCAGCATGGAAAGCCCATGTTCACCCAG GTTTGTGTGGAGGGCCGCCTCTACCTGGAGTTCATGTTTGATGACATGATGAGGATAAAGACGTGGCACTTCAGCATTCGACAGCACCGGGAACTCATCCCCCGTAGCATCCTTGCTATGCAT GCGCAAGACCCCCAGATGCTGGACCAGTTGTCTAAGAACATCACCCGATGTGGACTTTCAAACTCCACACTCAACTACCTCCGA CTTTGTGTAATCCTAGAACCAATGCAGGAGTTGATGTCACGGCATAAGACCTACAGCCTCAGTCCCCGTGACTGCCTCAAAACATGCCTCTTCCAGAAGTGGCAACGTATGGTGGCACCACCTG CTGAGCCTGCACGTCAGCAGCCCAGCAAACGCCGGAAAAGGAAGATGTCAGGGGGCAGCACAATGAGCTCTGGTGGTGGCAACACCAACAACAGTAACAGCAAGAAGAAAAGTCCAGCCAGCACCTTTGCCCTCTCCAGTCAG gatgtgatggtggtgggggaacCGACCCTGATGGGCGGGGAGTTTGGCGACGAGGACGAGCGCCTTATCACACGGCTGGAAAACACACAGTTTGATGCTGCCAATGGCATTGATGATGAGGACAGCTTCAACAACTCTCCCGCATTGGGCGCCAACAGCCCTTGGAACAGCAAACCCCCCTCCAGTCAGGAGAGCAAGTCTGAGAATCCAACGTCGCAAGCATCACAGTAA
- the LDB1 gene encoding LIM domain-binding protein 1 isoform X1: MSVGCACPGCSSKSFKLYSPKEPPNGNAFPPFHPGTMLDRDVGPTPMYPPTYLEPGIGRHTPYGNQTDYRIFELNKRLQNWTEECDNLWWDAFTTEFFEDDAMLTITFCLEDGPKRYTIGRTLIPRYFRSIFEGGATELYYVLKHPKESFHNNFVSLDCDQCTMVTQHGKPMFTQVCVEGRLYLEFMFDDMMRIKTWHFSIRQHRELIPRSILAMHAQDPQMLDQLSKNITRCGLSNSTLNYLRLCVILEPMQELMSRHKTYSLSPRDCLKTCLFQKWQRMVAPPAEPARQQPSKRRKRKMSGGSTMSSGGGNTNNSNSKKKSPASTFALSSQVPDVMVVGEPTLMGGEFGDEDERLITRLENTQFDAANGIDDEDSFNNSPALGANSPWNSKPPSSQESKSENPTSQASQ, translated from the exons GCTGTTCCTCTAAGTCATTCAAGCTGTACTCTCCAAAGGAGCCCCCAAACGGCAACGccttccctcccttccacccGGGCACTATGCTGGATCGAGATGTGGG ACCCACTCCTATGTATCCACCAACATACCTGGAGCCTGGGATTGG GAGGCACACACCATACGGCAACCAGACTGACTACAGGATATTTGAGCTCAATAAGCGGCTGCAAAACTGGACAGAG GAATGTGACAATCTGTGGTGGGATGCCTTCACCACTGAGTTCTTTGAGGATGATGCCATGTTAACAATCACCTTCTGTCTGGAAGATGGACCAAAGAGATACA CTATTGGCCGCACCCTGATCCCTCGCTACTTCCGCAGCATCTTTGAAGGGGGTGCTACTGAGTTGTACTATGTCCTGAAGCATCCGAAGGAGTCCTTTCACAACAACTTTGTCTCACTTGACTGTGACCAGTGTACCATGGTTACCCAGCATGGAAAGCCCATGTTCACCCAG GTTTGTGTGGAGGGCCGCCTCTACCTGGAGTTCATGTTTGATGACATGATGAGGATAAAGACGTGGCACTTCAGCATTCGACAGCACCGGGAACTCATCCCCCGTAGCATCCTTGCTATGCAT GCGCAAGACCCCCAGATGCTGGACCAGTTGTCTAAGAACATCACCCGATGTGGACTTTCAAACTCCACACTCAACTACCTCCGA CTTTGTGTAATCCTAGAACCAATGCAGGAGTTGATGTCACGGCATAAGACCTACAGCCTCAGTCCCCGTGACTGCCTCAAAACATGCCTCTTCCAGAAGTGGCAACGTATGGTGGCACCACCTG CTGAGCCTGCACGTCAGCAGCCCAGCAAACGCCGGAAAAGGAAGATGTCAGGGGGCAGCACAATGAGCTCTGGTGGTGGCAACACCAACAACAGTAACAGCAAGAAGAAAAGTCCAGCCAGCACCTTTGCCCTCTCCAGTCAGGTACCT gatgtgatggtggtgggggaacCGACCCTGATGGGCGGGGAGTTTGGCGACGAGGACGAGCGCCTTATCACACGGCTGGAAAACACACAGTTTGATGCTGCCAATGGCATTGATGATGAGGACAGCTTCAACAACTCTCCCGCATTGGGCGCCAACAGCCCTTGGAACAGCAAACCCCCCTCCAGTCAGGAGAGCAAGTCTGAGAATCCAACGTCGCAAGCATCACAGTAA